Proteins found in one Neomonachus schauinslandi chromosome 1, ASM220157v2, whole genome shotgun sequence genomic segment:
- the LOC110584884 gene encoding thymosin beta-10-like: MAGKPDMGKIASFDKAKLKKTEKQEKNTLPAKEPIEQEK; encoded by the coding sequence ATGGCAGGCAAGCCAGACATGGGGAAAATTGCCAGCTTTGATAAGGCCAAgctgaagaaaacagagaaacaggaGAAGAACACCCTGCCAGCCAAAGAGCCCATTGAGCAGGAGAAGTGA